The Cellulomonas sp. S1-8 genomic sequence CTCGCGGAGGTCGTCGTCGTGACGATCTTCGTCAACCCGCTGCAGTTCGGCCCCACGGAGGACCTCGCGCGCTACCCGCGGGACCTGGACGGCGACCTGGCGCTGCTGTCCGGCCCGGGTCTGCTGCGCCCGCAGGACGTGGTCTTCGCGCCCGACGTCGCCGTCGTGTACCCCGACCCGGGCCCCGTGGTCCGCGTCTCCGCGGGCCGGCTGGGCGCGGTGCTGGAGGGCGCGTCGCGTCCCGGGCACCTCGACGGCGTCCTCACGGTCGTCCTGAAGCTGCTGCACCTGACGCAGCCGGACGTCGCGGTCTTCGGTCAGAAGGACGCGCAGCAGGTGGTCGCTGTCCGGCGCATGGTCGCCGACCTCGACGTGCCGGTCCACGTGGCCGTGCACGCGACGGTGCGCGAGGGCGACGGCCTGGCGCGCTCGAGCCGCAACGCCTACCTGACGGGTGAGGAGCGCACGCGGGCCGTCGGCCTGTCGGCGGCGCTCGCCGCGGGTGCGCGGGCGGCCGACGCCGGGGGGAGCCCGGACGTGGTCGTCGCGGCCGCGCGGGCGGTGCTCGACGAGCACCTGTCCGCACAGGACACGATCGACTACGTCGCGCTCGTCGACGCCGCGACCTTCGACACCGCCGGCGCCGGCACCGCGGACGCGCTGCTGCTGCTCGCGGCGCGCGTCGGGGCGACCCGCCTCATCGACAACGCGCCGCTGACGCTGCGCCCGGCCGGTCTGGCCGCGGCGGGGTCCACGTCGGGTGGCGGGGCGGGCCGCGGGGCCGGGGGT encodes the following:
- the panC gene encoding pantoate--beta-alanine ligase; this encodes MSTTHPALVRDRDGLAAALAAQDATTLPRPEADTTRRPYRRAVVMTMGALHAGHLALVEHARSLAEVVVVTIFVNPLQFGPTEDLARYPRDLDGDLALLSGPGLLRPQDVVFAPDVAVVYPDPGPVVRVSAGRLGAVLEGASRPGHLDGVLTVVLKLLHLTQPDVAVFGQKDAQQVVAVRRMVADLDVPVHVAVHATVREGDGLARSSRNAYLTGEERTRAVGLSAALAAGARAADAGGSPDVVVAAARAVLDEHLSAQDTIDYVALVDAATFDTAGAGTADALLLLAARVGATRLIDNAPLTLRPAGLAAAGSTSGGGAGRGAGGHA